A section of the Felis catus isolate Fca126 chromosome B2, F.catus_Fca126_mat1.0, whole genome shotgun sequence genome encodes:
- the DYNLT2 gene encoding dynein light chain Tctex-type protein 2 — MTLASPRPSLPAALPAGAKQARDLSSRGTRPRRLGRAEAGRWAWWRAGGMEKGGHGGKSAAVPAPHLQPPQPRKERRPSMFEKEAYAQILRERLRESFHDVQYVEPPFDDSIADLGKEWKSALAKLKFANSYRMEPLKKFQAHSVETKVQQILKESLKDVKYDDKVFSHLSLELADRILSAVKEFGYHRYKFIIKVLFIQKTGQAINVASRWIWDVAWDSWVAAKHETETYVALALVFALYCE; from the exons ATGACGCTCGCCTCTCCAcgcccctccctcccggccgcACTTCCGGCTGGCGCGAAGCAGGCGCGCGACTTGAGCTCTCGCGGGACGCGGCCTAGGCGCTTGGGAAGGGCGGAGGCGGGTCGCTGGGCGTGGTGGCGAGCGGGCGGCATGGAGAAGGGCGGTCACGGCGGGAAGTCGGCGGCCGTCCCGGCCCCTCACTTGCAGCCGCCGCAGCCTCGGAAGGAGAGGAGGCCCAGCATGTTCGAGAAGGAGGCA TATGCgcaaattttgagagaaagactgagagaatCATTTCATGATGTTCAGTATGTAGAGCCTCCATTTGATGATTCAATTGCTGATTTAGGTAAAGAATGGAAGAGTGCCCTGGCAAAATTAAAGTTTGCTAATTCATATAGAATGGAGCCATTGAAAAAATTCCAAGCTCATTCCGTGGAAACTAAAGTCCAGCAGATATTAAAG gaaagtCTTAAAGATGTCAAATATGATGATAAAGTCTTCTCTCATTTGTCACTTGAATTAGCAGACCGCATATTGTCAGCAGTGAAAGAATTTGGGTACCACCGTTACAAGTTcattataaaagtattatttattcaaaagaccGGTCAGGCCATAAAT GTTGCCAGCAGATGGATCTGGGATGTGGCATGGGACAGCTGGGTTGCTGCGAAACATGAAACGGAAACGTACGTGGCCTTGGCCCTGGTGTTTGCTCTTTATTGTGAGTAG
- the ERMARD gene encoding endoplasmic reticulum membrane-associated RNA degradation protein isoform X6: MLCPGGTTRRRPDLGAVGYDSLGQMLLEDPIATCLSPSVYDMICKFGFEVRETCDINSIVTQRGEVCWKTITDCVIYTQSAQSLDYPGSVRLLGPVCEAVHSHLLSLTKEQFEICYTPWLQWTAFPELFPEILDALESLQSPAISLSLMKLTACLERALGDVFLLNGKECPFLLRDLLASEELAQVFGQSVMDVLKVFLGSPRGLNLRNILWHGFASPHEVPLKYCSMMTLLTAGLGQLLKSYLRQTKFALVHRPFRALPDLEDLAVFPDMTSEVLPVLEEVMKKSTFILKIMLPYWEEALIRFKAHRFADCAVLLLPQLETGLRRVFAVVNKCPRRLLTAEICSLVFPVVLLRLVTSQWPSAPPRPLSSRLCPSVLPLIPPGSLLSSAEASSGSPPSALYDSDPSLTLPQVVLHTDEYSSVFYGLICIKLVSGTPVPAASVVLPCGVLGPPCGPAFPWLVSCPSSSGLIEASPRFWNMCVSPRAVPTVPCLTTSGRISDPQSLIHTDSPASLLCVLFLFYLEAVLLRLLCICVQFLVQVPQERKVHICTPGAHARCLSCWLCPGQCRALLWGICLLEERARTPVCQSFHSSTAGLSSWQRAHRYVV; this comes from the exons ATGCTGTGTCCTGGGGGTACGACTCGTAGAAGACCTGACCTTGGTGCTGTAGGATACGACAGTCTGGGGCAG ATGCTATTAGAAGATCCTATTGCCACTTGTCTTTCTCCCTCAGTCTATGATATGATCTGCAAATTTGGGTTTGAAGTCAGAGAAACTTGTGATATCAATAGCATTGTAACTCAGAGGGGTGAAGTATGCTGGAAGACAATCACAGACTGCGTGATTTATACACAATCAG CCCAGAGTCTGGATTACCCAGGAAGTGTGAGGCTGCTGGGCCCTGTGTGTGAGGCCGTCCACTCACATTTGTTATCTCTGACCAAGGAGCAGTTTGAAATCTGTTATACACCGTGGCTGCAGTGGACAGCTTTTCCAGAG TTATTTCCTGAAATACTTGATGCTTTGGAAAGCCTTCAATCTCCCGCTATTTCTCTTAGCTTAATGAAACTGACAGCATGTCTAGAACGGGCTTTGGGTGAT gtatttttactGAATGGGAAGGAATGTCCTTTTCTTTTAAGAGACCTGCTTGCATCTGAGGAGCTTGCTCAGGTCTTTGGGCAGTCTGTG ATGGACGTACTGAAAGTCTTCCTTGGATCTCCACGCGGGCTCAATCTGCGTAACATCCTGTGGCATGGGTTTGCGTCCCCTCACGAAGTCCCTCTGAA ATACTGTTCGATGATGACGCTGTTGACAGCGGGCTTGGGTCAGCTGCTAAAGAGTTACTTGCGACAAACTAAATTCGCCTTGGTGCACCGACCTTTCAGAGCTCTTCCAGACCTTGAGGATTTGGCCGTTTTCCCAG ATATGACTTCTGAGGTACTTCCAGTGTTAGAAGAAGTGATGAAGAAATccacttttatattaaaaatcatgttgCCGTACTGGGAAGAGGCATTAATCAGGTTCAAGGCACACAG GTTTGCTGACTGTGCCGTGTTGTTACTGCCGCAGCTGGAGACGGGACTCAGGAGAGTGTTTGCCGTCGTTAACAAGTGTCCACGGAGACTTCTGACGGCTGAG ATTTGTTCTCTGGTATTCCCTGTTGTCCTCCTTCGCTTGGTCACTTCGCAGTGGCCTTCCGCACCACCCCGGCCACTCAGTTCCCGGCTCTGCCCGTCTGTCCTGCCCCTGATTCCTCCTGGGTCCCTCCTTTCCAGTGCTGAGGCCTCGTCTGGCTCCCCTCCCAGTGCTCTTTATGACTCTGATCCTTCTCTCACCCTACCGCAAGTTGTTTTGCACACTGATGAGTATTCTTCTGTCTTTTATGGTCTCATCTGCATAAAACTTGTTAGCGGCACCCCGGTGCCTGCAGCGAGTGTCGTCCTCCCGTGTGGCGTGCTGGGGCCTCCGTGCGGCCCAGCGTTCCCGTGGCTTGTCTCCTGTCCCAGTTCCTCCGGCTTAATTGAGGCCTCTCCCCGGTTCTGGAACATGTGTGTCTCTCCTAGGGCTGTGCCCACCGTCCCCTGCCTGACCACTTCAGGCCGCATCAGTGACCCCCAGAGCCTCATCCACACAGACTCTCCAGCTTCGCTCCTCTGCgtcctgtttctgttttatctCGAGGCTGTTCTGCTTCGCCTTCTGTGCATTTGTGTACAGTTTCTGGTGCAGGTTCCTCAGGAGCGGAAGGTTCACATTTGTACCCCTGGTGCCCACGCCCGGTGCCTTTCATGTTGGCTCTGCCCAGGGCAGTGCCGGGCACTGTTGTGGGGCATCTGTCTTCTGGAAGAAAGAGCTAGAACCCCTGTTTGTCAGAGCTTTCACTCGAGCACCGCTGGGCTTTCTTCATGGCAGCGTGCTCACCGCTATGTGGTTTAA